From one Mycobacterium colombiense CECT 3035 genomic stretch:
- the nusA gene encoding transcription termination factor NusA — protein MNIDMAALHAIEVDRGISVNELLETIKSALLTAYRHTEGHQNDARIEIDRKTGVVRVMARETDEDDNVISEWDDTPEGFGRIAATTARQVMLQRFRDAENERTYGEFSTREGEIVAGVIQRDSRANARGLVVVRMGTETKASEGVIPAAEQVPGESYEHGNRVRCYVIGVTRGAREPLITLSRTHPNLVRKLFSLEVPEIADESVEIVAVAREAGHRSKIAVKSNLPGLNAKGACIGPMGQRVRNVMSELSGEKIDIIDYDEDPARFVANALSPAKVVSVSIIDQAARAARVVVPDFQLSLAIGKEGQNARLAARLTGWRIDIRGDSPGGSGGHSESQSEHGASHGMAHDR, from the coding sequence ATGAACATCGACATGGCCGCACTGCACGCCATCGAGGTGGATCGTGGCATCTCGGTCAACGAGCTGCTCGAGACGATCAAATCGGCGCTGCTCACCGCCTACCGGCACACCGAGGGCCACCAGAACGACGCGCGGATCGAGATCGACCGCAAGACCGGCGTGGTGCGGGTGATGGCCCGGGAGACCGACGAAGACGACAACGTCATCAGTGAATGGGACGACACCCCCGAGGGTTTCGGCCGCATCGCCGCCACCACCGCGCGCCAGGTCATGCTGCAGCGCTTCCGGGACGCCGAAAACGAGCGGACCTACGGCGAGTTCTCCACCCGCGAGGGCGAGATCGTCGCCGGCGTCATCCAGCGGGACAGCCGGGCCAACGCGCGGGGGCTGGTGGTGGTCCGGATGGGCACCGAGACGAAGGCCTCCGAGGGCGTGATCCCGGCGGCCGAGCAGGTTCCCGGCGAGAGCTACGAGCACGGCAACCGCGTGCGGTGCTACGTGATCGGGGTGACCCGCGGCGCCCGGGAACCGCTGATCACCCTGTCGCGGACCCACCCCAACCTGGTGCGCAAGTTGTTCTCGCTGGAGGTCCCCGAGATCGCCGACGAATCGGTGGAGATCGTCGCCGTGGCCCGGGAGGCCGGCCATCGCTCCAAGATCGCGGTGAAGTCCAACCTTCCCGGCCTGAACGCCAAGGGTGCCTGCATCGGCCCGATGGGGCAGCGGGTCCGCAACGTGATGAGCGAACTCTCCGGCGAGAAGATCGACATCATCGACTACGACGAGGACCCCGCGCGCTTCGTCGCCAACGCGCTGTCGCCGGCCAAGGTGGTGTCGGTCTCGATCATCGACCAGGCGGCCCGCGCCGCCCGCGTGGTGGTGCCCGACTTCCAGTTGTCGCTGGCGATCGGCAAGGAGGGCCAGAACGCGCGGCTGGCCGCCCGGCTCACTGGGTGGCGCATCGACATCCGCGGGGACTCGCCCGGCGGCTCCGGGGGGCATTCGGAGAGCCAGTCCGAACACGGTGCCAGCCACGGAATGGCCCACGACCGCTAG
- a CDS encoding YlxR family protein, with protein sequence MPDGNGGFAVIVDTGNSLPGRGAWLHPGPQCAQQAIRRRAFTKALRITGSPDTSAVVEHIESLCAPERPATEQVAKNMSTP encoded by the coding sequence GTGCCGGACGGGAACGGCGGATTCGCCGTGATCGTTGACACAGGCAATAGCCTGCCGGGGCGGGGTGCATGGCTGCATCCCGGGCCGCAGTGCGCGCAACAGGCAATCCGGCGGCGGGCTTTCACCAAAGCGCTGCGCATCACCGGTTCACCGGACACATCCGCGGTGGTCGAGCACATAGAGTCTCTCTGTGCGCCCGAGCGCCCGGCAACAGAACAGGTAGCTAAGAACATGAGCACACCGTGA
- a CDS encoding proline--tRNA ligase: MITRMSQLFLRTLRDDPADAEVASHKLLIRAGYIRPVAPGLYSWLPLGLRVLRRIERIVRDEMNAIGGQEILFPALLPRAPYETTNRWTEYGDSVFRLQDRRGNDYLLGPTHEELFTLTVKGEYSSYKDFPVLLYQIQNKYRDEARPRAGILRVREFLMKDSYSFDIDDAGLKAAYHAHREAYQRIFARLQVRYVIVSAVSGAMGGSASEEFLAESAVGEDTFVRCLESGYAANVEAVVTAKPEPPPAEVVAGLPEAVVHETGNTPTIATLVDWANQADLGRTVTAADTLKNVLLKVRQPGGEWELLAIGVPGDREVDDKRLGAALEPAEYALLDDADFAKYPFLVKGYIGPKALQGNGVRYLVDPRVVDGTSWITGADEPGRHVVGLVAGRDFTADGTIEAAEVRDGDPSPDGAGPLVSARGIEVAHIFQLGRKYTDAFTADVLGEDGKPVRLTMGSYGLGVSRMVAVIAEQHHDELGLRWPSAVAPFDVHLVIANKDAEARAGALELADELDRLGVEVLLDDRQASPGVKFKDAELLGMPWIVVVGRGWADGVVELRDRFGGQTRELATGPSLATDIAAALAG, translated from the coding sequence GTGATCACCCGGATGTCCCAGTTGTTTTTGCGCACTTTGCGCGACGATCCCGCCGACGCCGAAGTCGCCAGCCACAAGCTGCTGATCCGGGCCGGCTACATCCGGCCTGTGGCGCCCGGGCTGTACAGCTGGCTGCCGCTGGGATTACGCGTGTTGCGCCGCATCGAGCGCATCGTCCGCGACGAGATGAACGCCATTGGCGGGCAAGAGATCTTGTTTCCCGCGTTGCTGCCGCGCGCACCGTACGAGACGACGAACCGGTGGACCGAGTACGGCGACTCGGTGTTCCGGCTGCAGGACCGCCGCGGCAACGACTATCTGCTGGGGCCCACCCACGAAGAGCTGTTCACCCTGACCGTCAAAGGCGAATACAGCTCCTACAAGGACTTTCCGGTCCTGCTGTATCAGATCCAGAACAAATACCGCGACGAGGCGCGGCCGCGGGCCGGCATCCTGCGCGTGCGGGAGTTCCTGATGAAGGACTCCTACTCGTTCGACATCGACGACGCCGGGCTCAAGGCCGCCTACCACGCGCATCGGGAGGCGTATCAGCGCATCTTCGCGCGGCTGCAGGTGCGCTACGTCATCGTCTCCGCGGTGTCGGGCGCCATGGGGGGCAGCGCCTCCGAGGAGTTCCTGGCCGAGAGCGCGGTCGGGGAGGACACCTTCGTGCGCTGCCTGGAGTCCGGCTACGCGGCCAACGTCGAGGCCGTCGTCACCGCCAAGCCGGAGCCGCCGCCCGCTGAAGTGGTGGCCGGGCTGCCCGAGGCGGTGGTCCACGAGACCGGCAACACCCCGACCATCGCCACGCTGGTGGACTGGGCCAATCAGGCGGATCTGGGCCGCACCGTCACCGCGGCCGACACGTTGAAGAACGTGTTGCTCAAGGTGCGCCAGCCCGGCGGGGAATGGGAGCTGCTGGCCATCGGGGTGCCGGGCGATCGTGAGGTCGACGACAAGAGGCTGGGCGCGGCGCTGGAACCGGCCGAATACGCCCTGCTCGACGACGCCGACTTCGCCAAATACCCCTTCCTGGTGAAGGGATATATCGGACCGAAAGCGTTGCAGGGCAACGGTGTTCGCTACCTCGTCGACCCGCGGGTGGTGGACGGCACCAGCTGGATCACCGGCGCCGACGAGCCCGGGCGCCACGTCGTCGGGCTCGTCGCCGGCCGCGACTTCACCGCCGACGGCACCATCGAGGCCGCCGAGGTGCGCGACGGCGACCCCTCACCGGACGGCGCGGGACCGCTGGTCTCGGCGCGCGGTATCGAGGTCGCGCACATCTTCCAGCTCGGGCGAAAGTACACCGACGCCTTCACTGCCGACGTGCTCGGCGAGGACGGCAAGCCGGTGCGCCTGACCATGGGCTCCTACGGCCTCGGGGTGTCGCGGATGGTGGCCGTCATCGCCGAGCAGCACCACGACGAGCTCGGGCTGCGCTGGCCGTCCGCGGTCGCGCCGTTCGACGTCCATCTGGTGATCGCCAACAAGGACGCGGAAGCTCGCGCCGGAGCCCTCGAGCTGGCGGACGAGCTGGATCGGCTGGGCGTCGAAGTGCTGCTCGACGACCGCCAGGCCTCGCCCGGCGTGAAGTTCAAGGACGCCGAGCTGCTCGGGATGCCGTGGATCGTCGTGGTGGGACGCGGCTGGGCGGACGGCGTGGTCGAGCTGCGCGACCGCTTCGGCGGCCAGACGCGAGAACTGGCCACCGGGCCGTCGCTGGCCACCGACATCGCGGCCGCCCTGGCCGGCTAG
- the rimP gene encoding ribosome maturation factor RimP: MTTGLPSQTQVIELLGGEFARAGFEIEDVVIDGRTRPPRILVIADGDDGLDLDTAATLSRSASALLDGLDTIDDHYVLEVSSPGVDRPLTSAKHFRRARGRKVDVVLSDGSKLTGRVGETTDDAVALVVRAGRDWTVREIPLGDIAKAVVQVEFSPPNQAELELAGMGQALRTEERR, from the coding sequence GTGACCACCGGGCTACCGTCGCAGACGCAGGTGATCGAGCTACTCGGTGGAGAGTTTGCGCGCGCGGGATTCGAGATCGAAGACGTGGTCATCGACGGCCGGACCCGCCCACCGCGAATCCTGGTGATCGCCGACGGCGACGACGGCCTCGACCTGGATACGGCGGCCACCCTGTCCCGTTCGGCATCGGCATTGCTCGACGGCCTGGACACCATCGACGACCACTACGTGCTCGAGGTCTCCTCGCCCGGCGTCGACCGCCCGCTGACCAGCGCGAAGCACTTCCGTCGGGCCCGCGGCCGCAAGGTCGACGTCGTCCTGTCGGACGGTTCGAAGCTGACCGGCCGGGTCGGTGAGACCACCGACGACGCCGTGGCGCTGGTGGTCCGCGCCGGCCGGGACTGGACGGTGCGCGAGATCCCACTCGGTGACATCGCGAAAGCCGTTGTCCAGGTGGAGTTTTCGCCCCCTAATCAAGCGGAGCTGGAACTGGCGGGTATGGGTCAGGCCCTGAGGACGGAGGAGCGGCGCTGA
- a CDS encoding ferritin-like domain-containing protein has protein sequence MTSGKDADNQALCDALAIEHSTIYGYGIVSALSPPSVNDMVVEALAQHRQRRDDVIAMLTARKVTAPIAAAGYQLPLVVGGPADAARLAARMENDGAGAWRVVAEHAETGADRAFAATALVQSAVMAARWSRVLGAWPITTSFPGGND, from the coding sequence ATGACCTCCGGGAAGGACGCCGACAACCAGGCCTTGTGCGACGCGCTGGCCATCGAGCACTCGACGATCTACGGCTACGGCATCGTGTCCGCGCTGTCGCCGCCCAGCGTGAACGACATGGTGGTGGAGGCGCTCGCCCAGCATCGGCAGCGCCGCGACGACGTCATCGCGATGCTGACCGCCCGCAAGGTGACCGCCCCGATCGCCGCGGCCGGCTACCAGCTGCCCCTGGTGGTCGGCGGCCCGGCCGACGCCGCGCGGCTGGCCGCCCGGATGGAGAACGACGGCGCGGGCGCGTGGCGCGTGGTCGCCGAGCACGCGGAGACCGGCGCGGACCGCGCGTTCGCCGCGACAGCCCTGGTTCAGAGCGCGGTGATGGCGGCCCGGTGGAGCCGGGTGCTGGGCGCCTGGCCCATCACGACGAGCTTCCCCGGCGGCAACGACTAG